In Streptomyces puniciscabiei, a single genomic region encodes these proteins:
- a CDS encoding maltokinase N-terminal cap-like domain-containing protein codes for MAETVTSSSTTVPLLASLDPLLREWLPRQRWFAGKGRPVTGFTPVAVTELLPPDGRLGLYHLLLRVHQPSALGAETHPGDCYQLLIGVREALPPRLAPALIGHVQDGPLAGRTVYEALYDPRPAEVLLEALRTRARIGGLCFERDPRQEIREGLVARLMTAEQSNSSIVYGDTFILKLLRRVVPGVNPDLEIPLALAREGCPRVPAPTAWLHAELDEESYVLAVLQPFVSGASDGWELALRELAKGEDFAAEARALGRATAEVHTALAHALPTVTLGHVQLQSLADGMTERLQAAVQAVPSLRPYEDGLRSAYSALASLATEGRTWTAQRIHGDLHLGQCLRSPSGEWSLIDFEGEPARPPAERRMPQPPVRDIAGMLRSFDYAAHSVTPPAPDWARVCRSAYCSGYAEVAGRDPRTDPVLLRAYETDKAVYETVYEARHRPDWLPVPLSAIRRLAA; via the coding sequence ATGGCGGAAACGGTCACCTCTTCCAGCACCACCGTTCCTCTCCTCGCCTCGCTCGACCCCTTGTTGCGTGAGTGGCTGCCGAGGCAGCGCTGGTTCGCCGGCAAGGGGCGCCCGGTCACCGGGTTCACCCCCGTGGCCGTCACCGAACTGCTGCCGCCCGACGGCCGGCTGGGCCTGTACCACCTGCTGCTGCGCGTCCACCAGCCGTCCGCGCTCGGCGCCGAGACCCACCCGGGCGACTGCTACCAGCTGCTCATAGGCGTGCGCGAGGCGCTGCCGCCCCGGCTGGCGCCCGCGCTGATCGGGCATGTGCAGGACGGGCCGCTCGCCGGACGCACGGTGTACGAGGCCCTGTACGACCCCCGGCCCGCCGAGGTGCTCCTGGAGGCCCTGCGCACCCGGGCCCGCATCGGCGGACTGTGCTTCGAGCGGGACCCGCGCCAGGAGATCCGCGAGGGTCTCGTGGCCCGGCTGATGACCGCCGAGCAGTCCAACTCGTCGATCGTCTACGGCGATACGTTCATCCTGAAACTGCTGCGCCGGGTGGTGCCCGGCGTCAACCCCGACCTGGAGATACCCCTGGCGCTGGCCCGCGAGGGCTGCCCCCGGGTGCCCGCGCCGACCGCCTGGCTGCACGCCGAGCTGGACGAGGAGTCGTATGTGCTGGCGGTGCTCCAGCCCTTCGTGAGCGGGGCGAGCGACGGCTGGGAGCTGGCGCTGCGCGAGCTGGCCAAGGGCGAGGACTTCGCCGCCGAGGCGCGGGCACTGGGCCGGGCCACCGCCGAGGTGCACACCGCGCTCGCCCACGCCCTGCCGACGGTCACCCTCGGCCATGTGCAGCTGCAGTCGCTGGCCGACGGGATGACCGAGCGGCTCCAGGCGGCGGTCCAGGCGGTGCCCTCCCTACGGCCGTACGAGGACGGACTGCGCTCGGCCTACTCGGCGCTCGCGTCGCTCGCCACCGAGGGCCGTACCTGGACCGCGCAGCGGATACACGGCGATCTGCACCTGGGCCAGTGCCTGCGCTCCCCTTCCGGGGAGTGGTCGCTGATCGACTTCGAGGGCGAGCCGGCCCGGCCGCCCGCCGAACGGCGGATGCCGCAGCCGCCGGTGCGGGACATCGCGGGGATGCTCCGCTCCTTCGACTACGCGGCCCACTCCGTGACCCCGCCCGCGCCGGACTGGGCGCGCGTGTGCCGGTCCGCCTACTGCTCGGGGTACGCGGAGGTGGCCGGCCGCGATCCGCGCACCGATCCGGTGCTGCTGCGGGCCTACGAGACCGACAAGGCGGTCTACGAGACCGTCTACGAGGCCCGCCACCGCCCCGACTGGCTGCCCGTACCGCTCTCGGCGATCCGTCGCCTCGCCGCGTGA